A genomic region of Arachis hypogaea cultivar Tifrunner chromosome 5, arahy.Tifrunner.gnm2.J5K5, whole genome shotgun sequence contains the following coding sequences:
- the LOC112799831 gene encoding CASP-like protein N24 gives MSKETSTQEMKDVSKLQEEAKPQQVKKDSQDKIETSKEKNIKNKRKEEPQLLVSESPRSITYHSSGGSFSSSEAPPVGATAVKMAQDEPDKVEEGIVDGGRNSGYLMSKKEAKLSMVLLGLRIATFVLCLVSFSVLASDTNKGPFSYSFYTYKELNYCLAANVIGCAYTLVQICELGKYLITKKHIGNTKVIRSITFAIDQVLTYLLLAAATSAVTITSVINTSRQQQYVFSVVIPSEFVEMASASAALSFLAFKSFAMATLLSGYILCKFNN, from the exons ATGAGCAAGGAAACCTCAACACAAGAAATGAAAGATGTATCAAAACTACAAGAGGAAGCAAAGCCTCAACAAGTGAAAAAGGATTCACAAGACAAAATAGAAACTTCAAAAGAGAAGAATATCAAGAATAAGAGGAAGGAGGAACCCCAACTACTGGTTTCTGAGTCGCCACGGTCCATCACATACCATTCTTCCGGCGGCTCATTCTCCAGCAGTGAGGCCCCTCCAGTAGGCGCAACGGCGGTGAAAATGGCACAGGACGAGCCGGATAAGGTTGAAGAAGGCATAGTGGATGGGGGTCGAAATAGTGGTTACTTGATGTCCAAGAAAGAGGCCAAGTTGAGCATGGTATTGCTAGGGCTCAGAATTGCTACATTTGTGTTGTGTTTGGTTTCATTTTCAGTGTTAGCTAGTGATACCAATAAAGGGCCATTTTCTTACTCATTCTACACATATAAGGAACTCAA CTATTGCCTGGCAGCAAATGTGATCGGGTGTGCGTATACTCTGGTGCAAATATGTGAACTTGGGAAGTATTTGATCACTAAAAAACACATTGGAAACACCAAAGTGATTCGTAGCATCACTTTTGCTATTGATCAG GTGTTGACATATTTGTTACTGGCAGCAGCAACCTCAGCTGTCACTATAACCTCAGTAATCAACACATCCCGACAGCAGCAATATGTGTTTTCTGTAGTAATTCCATCTGAATTCGTTGAAATGGCTAGTGCATCTGCGGCTTTGTCCTTCCTTGCTTTTAAGTCATTTGCCATGGCCACTCTTCTCTCTGGTTACATCCTTTGCAAGTTCAACAACTAA